A genomic region of Hippoglossus hippoglossus isolate fHipHip1 chromosome 8, fHipHip1.pri, whole genome shotgun sequence contains the following coding sequences:
- the dhrs7b gene encoding dehydrogenase/reductase SDR family member 7B isoform X2 produces the protein MERVTGGGMLPLALASVGVWLLYQILSRLRPGAALQDAVVVITGASSGLGKECARVFHAAGARLVLCGRDAARLQQVVQELTASSTGAQQKTHVPRTAVFDLADSGTVDRAAEQILKCYGQVDVLINNAGISYRGNILDTHLSVQRDVMETNYFGPVALTQALLPSMVRRRSGHIVVISSVQGKIAIPYRSAYAASKHATQAFFDCLRAEIECYGIPVTVISPGYIRTNLSLNAVTGDGSKYGVLDKTTAMGRDPRDVALAVLKAVRQRSKDVVLAEPLATLAVYLRTLWPALFFKLMASRARKEQKPKDG, from the exons ATGGAGCGGGTCACGGGAGGAGGGATGCTGCCGCTGGCTTTAGCGAGTGTCGGGGTCTGGCTGTTGTACCAGATCCTTTCCCGCCTCAGACCAGGAGCTGCCCTGCAGGACGCGGTGGTGGTCATCACAGGGGCCAGCTCTGGACTGGGGAAAG AGTGTGCGCGGGTGTTCCACGCTGCAGGTGCACGGCTTGTTCTGTGTGGTCGAGACGCAGCCCGTCTGCAGCAGGTCGTCCAGGAGCTCACTGCAAGTTCGACAGGCGCGCAGCAGAAG ACTCATGTTCCCAGAACGGCCGTGTTCGACCTGGCTGACTCGGGCACGGtggacagagctgcagagcagaTCCTGAAATGTTATGGACAAGTGGATGTCCTCATCAATAATGCCGGAATCAGTTACCGTGGTAACATCCTGGACACCCATCTTTCGGTTCAACGGGACGTCATGGAGACAAATTACTTCGGCCCTGTTGCTCTGACTCAGG CTCTCCTGCCCTCCATGGTCCGCCGGCGTAGCGGCCACATCGTGGTCATCAGCAGCGTCCAGGGCAAGATTGCCATCCCATACAGATCAGCTT ACGCAGCCTCTAAACACGCCACCCAGGCCTTCTTCGACTGCTTACGGGCAGAGATCGAGTGCTACGGGATTCCAGTGACCGTGATCAGCCCCGGTTACATCCGAACAAACCTGTCTCTCAATGCCGTCACCGGGGACGGCTCCAAGTACGGAG TTTTGGACAAAACCACAGCTATGGGTCGGGATCCCAGAGACGTGGCTCTCGCGGTCCTGAAGGCCGTCCGTCAGAGGAGCAAAGATGTGGTTCTAGCAGAACCTCTGGCCACCTTGGCCGTCTACCTTCGCACGCTGTGGCCCGCACTGTTCTTCAAACTCATGGCCTCTCGTGCTCGCAAGGAGCAGAAACCGAAAGACGGATGA
- the natd1 gene encoding protein NATD1, which translates to MAQAAPANTAPDAANPQMQVEHDKKRRQFVIRLNGSHDRAVLLYEYVGKKTVDLQHTEVPDAYRGRGIAKHLAKAAMDFVVEEDLKAHLTCWYIQKYVKENPQPQYFEHICQ; encoded by the exons ATGGCGCAGGCAGCCCCGGCCAACACGGCCCCCGACGCCGCGAACCCTCAGATGCAGGTGGAGCACGACAAAAAGCGTCGGCAGTTTGTAATCAGACTGAATG GATCTCATGATCGGGCAGTTCTCCTGTATGAATATGTTGGGAAAAAGACGGTGGATTTGCAACACACTGAGGTTCCAGACGCttacagaggaagaggaatcgCCAAGCACCTGGCCAAG GCAGCCATGGATTTTGTGGTGGAAGAGGACCTGAAAGCCCACCTGACCTGCTGGTACATTCAGAAATACGTCAAAGAGAATCCTCAGCCTCAGTACTTTGAACACATTTGTCAATGA
- the tmem11 gene encoding transmembrane protein 11, mitochondrial: MASLGRRRGVPVSRERGVMAATDCYIVHEIYNGENAQDQFEYELEQALEAQYKYIVIEPTRIGDETARWITVGNCLHKTAVLSGTACLLTPLSLPVEYSRYVALPAGALSVACSALYGISWQFDPCCKYQVEYDSQKLSRLPLHTLTSSTPVVLVRRDDVHRKRLHNTIALAALAYCAKKIYELYAV; this comes from the exons ATGGCGTCGCTGGGAAGGAGGCGCGGTGTCCCAGTAAGCAGGGAGAG GGGAGTGATGGCGGCGACAGACTGCTACATCGTGCACGAGATCTACAACGGGGAGAATGCACAGGACCAGTTCGAGTACGAGTTGGAGCAAGCACTGGAGGCCCAGTATAAATACATTGTTATTGAGCCCACACGTATCGGAGATGAGACGGCCCGTTGGATTACAGTTGGCAACTGCCTGCACAAGACGGCTGTGTTGTCAGGAACGGCTTGCCTCTTGACGCCTCTTTCACTGCCTGTTGAATACTCTCGCTACGTGGCGCTGCCTGCTGGCGCCCTCAGCGTGGCCTGCTCTGCCCTCTACGGGATTTCTTGGCAGTTCGACCCCTGCTGCAAGTACCAGGTGGAATATGACAGCCAAAAACTCTCACGGCTGCCCCTGCATACACTCACCTCCTCGACGCCCGTGGTATTGGTACGCAGGGATGACGTCCACAGAAAGAGACTCCATAATACGATAGCACTGGCTGCCCTGGCGTATTGCGCCAAGAAGATCTATGAACTCTATGCTGTATGA
- the dhrs7b gene encoding dehydrogenase/reductase SDR family member 7B isoform X1, with protein sequence MERVTGGGMLPLALASVGVWLLYQILSRLRPGAALQDAVVVITGASSGLGKECARVFHAAGARLVLCGRDAARLQQVVQELTASSTGAQQKQQTHVPRTAVFDLADSGTVDRAAEQILKCYGQVDVLINNAGISYRGNILDTHLSVQRDVMETNYFGPVALTQALLPSMVRRRSGHIVVISSVQGKIAIPYRSAYAASKHATQAFFDCLRAEIECYGIPVTVISPGYIRTNLSLNAVTGDGSKYGVLDKTTAMGRDPRDVALAVLKAVRQRSKDVVLAEPLATLAVYLRTLWPALFFKLMASRARKEQKPKDG encoded by the exons ATGGAGCGGGTCACGGGAGGAGGGATGCTGCCGCTGGCTTTAGCGAGTGTCGGGGTCTGGCTGTTGTACCAGATCCTTTCCCGCCTCAGACCAGGAGCTGCCCTGCAGGACGCGGTGGTGGTCATCACAGGGGCCAGCTCTGGACTGGGGAAAG AGTGTGCGCGGGTGTTCCACGCTGCAGGTGCACGGCTTGTTCTGTGTGGTCGAGACGCAGCCCGTCTGCAGCAGGTCGTCCAGGAGCTCACTGCAAGTTCGACAGGCGCGCAGCAGAAG CAACAGACTCATGTTCCCAGAACGGCCGTGTTCGACCTGGCTGACTCGGGCACGGtggacagagctgcagagcagaTCCTGAAATGTTATGGACAAGTGGATGTCCTCATCAATAATGCCGGAATCAGTTACCGTGGTAACATCCTGGACACCCATCTTTCGGTTCAACGGGACGTCATGGAGACAAATTACTTCGGCCCTGTTGCTCTGACTCAGG CTCTCCTGCCCTCCATGGTCCGCCGGCGTAGCGGCCACATCGTGGTCATCAGCAGCGTCCAGGGCAAGATTGCCATCCCATACAGATCAGCTT ACGCAGCCTCTAAACACGCCACCCAGGCCTTCTTCGACTGCTTACGGGCAGAGATCGAGTGCTACGGGATTCCAGTGACCGTGATCAGCCCCGGTTACATCCGAACAAACCTGTCTCTCAATGCCGTCACCGGGGACGGCTCCAAGTACGGAG TTTTGGACAAAACCACAGCTATGGGTCGGGATCCCAGAGACGTGGCTCTCGCGGTCCTGAAGGCCGTCCGTCAGAGGAGCAAAGATGTGGTTCTAGCAGAACCTCTGGCCACCTTGGCCGTCTACCTTCGCACGCTGTGGCCCGCACTGTTCTTCAAACTCATGGCCTCTCGTGCTCGCAAGGAGCAGAAACCGAAAGACGGATGA
- the LOC117766099 gene encoding trichohyalin-like, whose product MMSKSPRWPELVGNSRTNTPAQKKGGKDRLTVPASGGGKQAGSSVSKPSVGCGRSNSQSSRGSDFTAGVGKVGGSLKRGSLGHHGSVGHPGTGPAPQPGRPALRLCSSRSFSSLHTPSFKTAPFMRSSRSLSRLDERSSRRGGFTHTKDGVSAALCAMTSGMRRNWVQAVLKNVRPSVTADVPSSLSGQKTQQRSHQPDSESAEAVCESKNPDSCWQEASDKAEDSHQQQREQEKELQPEKEQSCSGSNSAPPPVSPQVEDDHGAPSDPCPPQTDVGVSIKEEETRCEQQQQTVQLVKELEQTQKELSRLQQLNRNLQDELKHERETHSRESVPPQNDLLSNSSEQALTLQRLQKLNHDLRVELETQKRSYEEAREAELQRRVDLLAQQAQLLVTGDATALAQAHLEQDRRCFLEQEKEWENHVSSLKSQLSASEEQKKEAESRLTQLQQELQGHYDRQQEADRLQKHLQEVETQLCANEEAQADKEARLQKHLMLLQASQDRERRSLAASLEQAQQHSQDLQEMLDRAQEQSLSKTQAWTTEIEVAQQQLQEELTCTVSAVQKLQEEREQLGHHCQELQNQLSEAEGEVSRLQSRLKTDETQYYNLEHSYERVCEELQLALGKAEQRESETQDMREGYERLLDGKEQELTEVLLKMEVLGNSLEETEVKLNEVLKVSNSSEREKQVTDPLNARREDGAESDELSDSSNTTDVVQVHGNRSDKRARNRSRSIDPSYQHIVTAGDDPDRFMSVIQLLERKLYVTEEKLKDITQSLEEHHGHLSCQDPHLYSQLTQSRATAQHLSLLLHSQARQSQRFAQESENRCRVLVGRFQLSLNIVLACRDRLQAPPINAAQFEKQLAAAAACLQQGERDAEKHQHESHNASKGEDKILHDETVAGDFSGLSAKSKLTDTFPTENGMTSVRKCLLREIFVIGKMLSVLQSQRGIGQISLAVRDDEGNVAHKYKSIISQILALRREKITQSRKKGYDGEEHLESVIGRGCAEAELICAALKFQQRYESQQAECEKTGLADTSPPELATYEQQVKVEGRGLEEATEPAEKKQSDDKKVEKEPEWLGRLTSRLQRRARFLKQLCQEISDGPVSEGSVDYSGENGSDADTDWVQEQAKLIYLSDRLHLHLEQELQQSEVQRNKLQALCKEQDTTAMDEQEEALNHTLCLLQEDNSVLREELERAEQKIISVETGNQRLLEDIQRIEDYHEERMQKLESSFREKIRELQQIHEEEMKHLHGYYTKEKQRNCTEAPVFNESNCDALAAREALVHPQDHGVTAAEEMHRKLFVDLQQQHQMEVAALLQEKDQLLQEETAATMAAIVAMRRAHKQELEKSRQSQHIRQSADIGQLHIEYEKEIQLLHKELEVLSVQHTQKCLEYSQLSQELQSERKCLMQHQQERQELIKKQREMDAMSQLQFSMNGKHSHVVAQTTDFYEMEVILRAREAEMQFLRQEACSLKEELKLARMDKIYAQNKLKTLYTNSQDEQHHDVNKHNAEHFKLGPWFANRDTSGKSLKDSTPNPSNAAFKKKTEKSSLTRQIRARSKSLKDGLSVQERMKLFE is encoded by the exons ATGATGTCCAAGTCGCCAAG GTGGCCGGAGCTCGTGGGGAACTCCAGGACCAACACACCTGCacagaagaaaggaggaaag GACCGACTCACAGTGCCGGCATCTGGTGGTGGTAAACAAGCCGGCAGCAGTGTGTCTAAACCCAGCGTCGGCTGTGGCAGGAGCAACAGtcaaagcagcagaggcagcgaCTTCACGGCGGGCGTCGGTAAAGTTGGAGGCAGTTTGAAAAGAGGCAGCCTCGGTCACCATGGCAGCGTTGGCCACCCGGGTACCGGACCGGCACCTCAGCCAGGAAGACCTGCTCTCCGCCTCTGCAGCAGCCGGAGCTTCTCGTCCCTCCACACGCCCTCGTTCAAGACCGCTCCGTTCATGAGGAGCAGCCGCTCTCTCAGCAGACTCGACGAAAGATCCTCCAGACGAGGTGGATTCACTCAT ACCAAAGATGGAGTGTCTGCCGCGCTCTGTGCAATGACCTCTGGGATGAGACGCAACTGGGTCCAAGCTGTGTTGAAGAACGTGAGGCCCAGTGTAACAGCTGATGTCCCAAG CTCCCTCTCAGGGCAGAAAACCCAACAAAGATCACATCAACCGGACTCAGAGTCGGCTGAGGCTGTGTGTGAATCTAAAAACCCAGATAGCTGTTGGCAAGAAGCCAGCGACAAGGCAGAGGattcacatcagcagcagagagaacaggagaaggagctgcagccggagaaggagcagagctgcagtggtaGTAACTCAGCTCCACCTCCTGTGAGTCCTCAGGTGGAGGACGACCACGGTGCTCCCTCTGATCCGTGTCCGCCACAAACTG ACGTAGGTGTCTCaataaaagaggaggaaacacgatgtgagcagcagcagcaaactgtGCAGCTGGTCAAAGAG CTGGAGCAAACACAGAAGGAACTGTCTCGACTCCAGCAGTTAAACAGGAATCTGCAGGATGAACTGAAACATGAGCGAGAGACACATTCAAGAGAATCGGTTCCTCCACAG AATGATCTTCTTTCAAACTCTTCGGAACAAGCTTTGACTTTACAGCGACTGCAGAAGTTAAACCACGACCTCCGCGTCGAGCTGGAGACGCAGAAGAGGAGTTACGAGGAGGCCAGAGAAGCCGAGCTACAGCGAAGAGTAGATCTCTTGGCTCAACAGGCTCAGTTACTGGTCACAGGCGACGCCACAGCTCTCGCACAAGCTCATCTGGAGCAAGATCGACGTTGCTTTCTtgagcaggagaaggagtgGGAGAATCATGTGTCCTCCCTGAAGTCCCAGCTGAGTGCCAGCgaggagcagaagaaggagGCCGAGTCCCGGCtgacacagctgcagcaggagttgCAGGGTCATTACGATCGCCAGCAGGAGGCCGATCGCTTGCAGAAACATCTCCAAGAGGTGGAAACCCAACTTTGTGCCAATGAGGAAGCACAGGCTGACAAAGAGGCTCGTCTGCAGAAGCACCTCATGCTCCTTCAAGCAAGTCAGGACAGAGAACGGAGGAGCTTGGCTGCCAGTCTGGAGCAGGCCCAGCAGCACTCACAGGACCTTCAGGAGATGCTGGACAGGGCTCAGGAGCAGAGCCTGAGCAAGACTCAGGCCTGGACCACAGAAATTGAGgtggctcagcagcagctccaagAGGAGCTTACATGTACGGTATCTGCTGTACAGAAACTACAAGAGGAAAGAGAGCAGCTCGGCCACCACTGTCAGGAGCTGCAGAACCAGTTATCTGAGGCGGAAGGAGAGGTGAGCAGGCTGCAGAGCCGCTTGAAAACAGATGAGACCCAGTACTACAATCTTGAGCACTCGTATGAAAGAGTTTGCGAGGAACTGCAGCTGGCGTTGGGGAAGGCGGAGCAAAGGGAGTCTGAAACGCAGGACATGCGAGAAGGATACGAGAGACTCCTGGACGGGAAGGAGCAAGAGCTGACTGAAGTTCTGCTGAAGATGGAAGTCCTGGGAAACAGCttggaggagacagaggtgaAGCTGAATGAAGTGTTGAAAGTTTCCAACtcaagtgagagagaaaagcaggtgACTGATCCTCTCAATGCTAGAAGAGAAGATGGAGCAGAGAGTGACGAGCTCTCCGACAGCTCAAACACCACAGATGTTGTTCAGGTCCACGGCAACCGCTCTGATAAACGTGCCAGAAACAGGTCTCGCTCCATCGACCCGTCGTACCAGCACATCGTCACGGCGGGAGATGACCCAGACAGGTTTATGTCTGTGATCCAGTTACTGGAGAGGAAGCTGTATGTGACAGAGGAGAAGCTTAAGGACATCACGCAAAGCCTGGAGGAACACCATGGTCACCTCAGCTGCCAGGACCCACACCTGTACTCCCAGCTCACCCAGAGCCGAGCCACGGCCCAGCACCTCAgtctgctgctccacagccAGGCCAGGCAGAGTCAGCGCTTCGCCCAGGAGTCCGAGAACCGCTGCAGGGTGCTGGTCGGCAGGTTTCAGCTCTCCCTGAACATCGTGCTAGCCTGCAGGGACAGGCTCCAAGCCCCCCCGATTAACGCTGCACAGTTTGAGAAGCAGCTGGCCGCCGCTGCAGCCTGCCTTcagcaaggagagagagacgcagagaaaCATCAGCACGAGTCACACAATGCCAGCAAAGGAGAGGACAAAATCCTCCACGATGAGACAGTGGCTGGAGATTTTAGTGGCCTTAGTGCTAAAAGTAAACTCACTGATACATTTCCAACGGAGAATGGCATGACAAGTGTTAGGAAGTGCTTATTGAGGGAAATATTTGTCATAGGAAAAATGCTGTCTGTCCTTCAGAGTCAACGTGGCATCGGCCAAATATCCTTAGCAGTGAGAGACGATGAGGGGAATGTGGCACACAAGTACAAAAGCATCATCTCCCAAATATTAGCCCtaagaagagaaaaaataactCAGTCTAGGAAAAAGGGATATGACGGTGAAGAGCATTTGGAAAGTGTGATTGGTAGAGGCTGCGCCGAAGCTGAGCTCATTTGCGCTGCCTTGAAATTTCAGCAGCGCTATGAGAGTCAACAAGCGGAGTGTGAAAAGACGGGTCTGGCAGATACCAGCCCTCCAGAGCTGGCAACGTATGAGCAGCAAGTGAAGGTGGAGGGCAGAGGTTTAGAGGAGGCTACAGAACcagctgaaaaaaaacagtctGATGACAAAAAGGTGGAGAAGGAACCAGAGTGGTTAGGGAGACTTACATCCCGGCTGCAAAGAAGAGCCAGATTCTTAAAGCAGCTCTGCCAGGAGATCTCAGACGGACCCGTCAGTGAGGGCAGTGTGGACTACAGTGGGGAAAATGGTTCAGACGCAGACACGGACTGGGTGCAGGAGCAGGCAAAGCTGATTTATTTGTCGGACCGGCTGCACTTGCATTTagagcaggagctgcagcaaagtgaGGTGCAGCGGAACAAACTGCAGGCTCTGTGCAAAGAGCAAGACACCACGGCGATggatgagcaggaggaggcgTTAAATCACACCTTGTGTCTGCTCCAGGAGGACAACAGCGTGCTCAGGGAGGAACTGGAGCGTGCCGAGCAAAAGATCATATCCGTAGAGACCGGGAACCAGAGACTCCTGGAAGACATACAGAGAATCGAAGATTATCACGAGGAGCGGATGCAAAAACTGGAAAGCAGTTTTCGAGAGAAGATAAGAGAACTTCAACAGATCCacgaggaggagatgaaacacTTGCATGGATACTATaccaaagagaaacagagaaactgcACTGAGGCGCCTGTTTTCAATGAAAGTAACTGTGATGCTCTGGCAGCGAGAGAGGCCCTTGTCCATCCTCAG GATCACGGCGTCACTGCTGCGGAGGAAATGCACAGGAAGCTGTTCGtagatctgcagcagcagcatcagatgGAGGTGGCGGCACTTCTGCAGGAGAAagaccagctgctgcaggaagagacGGCTGCCACCATGGCAG CAATTGTAGCGATGAGGAGAGCCCATaaacaggagctggagaaaaGCAGACAGTCTCAGCACATCAGGCAAAGTGCTGACATCGGACAACTGCATATTGAATACGA GAAGGAGATCCAGTTGCTGcacaaggagctggaggtgtTGTCAGTTCAGCACACGCAGAAATGCCTGGAATACTCTCAGCTGAGCCAAGAGCTGCAGAGCGAGAGGAAATGCTTGATGCAGCACCAACAAGAAAGGCAGGAGCTGATAAAGAAGCAG agagagatggatgcaATGTCGCAGCTACAGTTCTCGATGAATGGGAAACATTCACATGTGGTGGCACAGACCACTGACTTCTATGAGATGGAG GTGATTCTGCGGGCGAGGGAGGCAGAGATGCAGTTCCTCCGACAGGAAGCTTGTTCACTCAAGGAGGAGTTGAAGCTCGCTCGAATG GACAAAATCTATGCCCAGAACAAGCTGAAGACGCTCTACACGAACAGCCAGGACGAACAGCATCATGACGTCAACAAACACAACGCTGAACATTTCAAGTTGGGACCTTGGTTTGCAAACAGAGACACATCGGGAAAGAGCCTCA